Proteins from one Natranaerobius trueperi genomic window:
- a CDS encoding BON domain-containing protein produces the protein MVNKKQIERDQRIKENIESKLNNEPNFIGYDLHVRVVNGHVTISGIVDTLLEAENAKSVVKSVDGIKTIENNITVSTDGAVDDSHVHMEVEQELENDPEIEDASINVTLQRGKVILDGKVSNLSQKQIAEKTASKAMGVKSIQNNLIVSQKERDDATIVNEINRLFSNEGLQNKDLEVDCENGKVKISGLAKITERDKAYTLATRVNGVKSVETHLVNTELGELDTGDRIAELVSASFSQDEKLRDLPIEIYEDEGHLVLEGMVSDNEQKREVDKLLHSLLEEYGQDLIAVENKIRLPD, from the coding sequence ATGGTTAACAAAAAACAAATTGAAAGAGATCAAAGAATTAAAGAAAATATTGAAAGTAAATTGAATAATGAACCAAATTTTATTGGCTATGACTTACATGTAAGAGTTGTTAATGGTCATGTAACAATTTCTGGTATAGTAGACACATTGTTAGAGGCGGAGAATGCAAAGAGTGTAGTTAAATCTGTTGATGGGATCAAAACAATTGAAAATAATATAACTGTGTCTACTGATGGCGCAGTAGATGATAGCCATGTACATATGGAAGTAGAACAAGAGTTAGAAAATGACCCAGAAATAGAAGATGCTTCAATAAATGTAACTTTACAAAGAGGAAAGGTTATTTTAGATGGGAAGGTATCTAACTTATCACAGAAACAGATAGCTGAGAAAACTGCTAGTAAAGCAATGGGTGTTAAATCTATACAAAACAATCTGATTGTTTCACAAAAAGAAAGAGATGACGCTACTATAGTTAATGAGATAAATAGATTGTTTTCAAATGAGGGGTTGCAAAATAAAGACCTTGAAGTGGATTGTGAAAATGGAAAAGTCAAAATCAGTGGACTTGCAAAAATAACGGAACGTGATAAAGCTTATACCTTAGCAACTCGTGTAAACGGAGTGAAAAGTGTAGAAACTCATCTAGTTAATACTGAACTGGGAGAATTAGATACCGGAGATAGAATTGCAGAACTTGTCTCTGCTTCATTTTCACAAGATGAAAAACTTAGAGACTTACCAATAGAAATTTATGAAGATGAAGGACATTTAGTATTAGAAGGAATGGTATCAGATAATGAGCAAAAACGTGAAGTAGATAAATTACTTCATTCACTTCTTGAAGAATATGGCCAGGATTTAATCGCAGTAGAGAACAAAATCAGATTACCAGATTAA